One Baekduia alba genomic window, CATCGGCTTGCCGAAGAGGTTCGAGCGGCCGACCACGAGGGCGTTCGTGCCGCAGAGCTCCACACCGACCTCCTCGAGCAGCCGCATCACGCCGGCCGGCGTGCACGGGCGCAGGCCGGCCCGGCCGAGCGCGAGGGCGCCGGCACTGGCCACGGTCAGGCCGTCGACGTCCTTGCCGGCCGCGATCCGACCGGTCAACGCAACCCCGTCCAGATGCGGCGGCACGGGGAGTTGGCAGAGGATGCCGCTGACGGCCGGATCGGCGTTGAGCCGGTCGATCAGCGCCTCGACCTCGCCGCTCGGCGCGTCGGCGCCCAGACGATGCGCGAAGGACCTGATGCCGACCTCCTCGCACGCGCGGTGCTTGGCGGCGACGTACACCGCGCTGGCCGGGTCGTCGCCCACGAGCACGGTGGCCAGCCCCGGGGGCCGCCCACCGGCGGCGGTGAACGTCGCGACCTCGCGCCCCACCTCCTGGCGCAAGCGCGCGGCGATCGCCTTGCCGTCGATGATCGTCGCCGGGCCCGCGCGGCGCTGCCAGTCCGGCACGCCGCGGAGGTTGCTCAGGCCCATCAGAAGACGACCGTCGTGTTGCCGTGCACGAGGACACGGTCTTCGCAATGCCACTGGACCGCCCGGGCGAAGACGACGCGCTCGATGTCCGCTCCGAGCCGCTCGAGCGTCGGCGCGTCGTTCTCGTGGCTGACGCGCACGACGTCCTGCTCGATGATCGGCCCGGCGTCCAGGTCCTCGGTGACGTAGTGCGCCGTGGCGCCGACCAGCTTGACGCCGCGGTCCTTCGCGCGCTGGTACGGCCCCGCGCCGGCGAACGCCGGCAGGAACGAGTGATGGATGTTGATCACCGGTGTGCCGACCCGCTCGAGGAACTCACCGCTGAGGACCTGCATGTACCGGGCGAGGACGACCACCTCGACGGGCCCGTATTCCTGGAGGACCTCGAGCTGCCGGGCCTCGGCCTCGGCCTTGCGGCCCTTCTCGACGGGCACGTGGACGAACGGCAGGCCGAACGCCTCGACGTCCTCGCGCAAGTCCTCGTGGTTGGAGATGACGACGGCGATGTTCGCGTGCAGCTCACCGCGGCGCCAGCGCCAGAGCACGTCGAGCAGGCAGTGGTCGTAGCGCGAGACGAGCACGGCCATGCGCTTGGGGTGGGCGGCGTCGGCGAGCGTCCAGGTCATGCCGAACCGATCGGCCACTTCGGTGTCGAACGCCCGCTTGAACGCGGCGAAGTCCTCAGCGCTCGCGTCCAGCTCGAACTGCACCCGCAGGAAGAAGACGCCGTCGTGGGGGTCCGTCGAGTACTGGGCCGAGTGCGTGATGTTCGCGCCGGCCTCGCGCAGGAAGCTGGCGACGGCGGCCACGATCCCGGGGCGGTCGGGGCAGGACACGAGCAGGCGTGGACGTCGGCCCGGCGAGGCCGGCTCGGGCGGCGCGGCGGGTGTGCTGAACGTGGCGGTTGCGCTGGTCATGGCCTCAGGGTGGGGTCAGTGGCTCACGGCGGCGGCGGCGAGCTCGGACACGAGCTCGTCGGTGTAGAAGCGCTCCAGCTCGAACGGAGCGATCAGGTCGGGGACGCGGTTGGTGGCGACCAGCTCGGCCATCGTCTGGCCGACGATCGGAGCGGCCTTGAAGCCGTAGGTCCCCCACCCCGCGCTGACGTGGAAGTTCTCCACCTCGGTCCGGCCGAGGATGGGGCTGTAGTCCGGCGACAGGTCGCACAGCCCTGCCCAGGCGCGCAGCAGCCGCGCGTGTTCGAGCTGCGGGAAGAGCTCGAGCGTGTGGCGGGTCAGGTCCTGGAGGAAGTTCAACGTGTTGCGCGTCCGGTAGGTCGTCCACGGCTCGATCTCCGAGCCCATGACGAACTCGCCCCGGTCGGACTGCGAGAGGTAGACGTGCATCTGCGACGAGACGACCACGACGTCGAGGAACGGCTTGACCGGCTCGGTCACGCACGCCTGGAGGATGTGGGTCGTGATCGGGAGCTGGACGCCGGCCATGTCGCAGAGCAGCGTCGACCAGCCGGCGGTGCAGTTCAGGACGACCCCGGCGCCCACCCGCCCGCGGTCGGTCTGCACCGCGGTGATCCGGTCGCCCGTCCGCTCCAGCCCCGTCACCTCGGTGTGCTGGTGGATCTCCGCCCCACCCTCGTCGGCGCCGCGTGCGAAGCCCCAGACCACCGCGTCGTGGCGGATGATCCCGCCCGGCGGGTGGTAGAGGGCGCCCAGGATCGGGTGCGTCGTGTCGGGCCCGACGTACATCGCGGGCGCGAGCGCCTTGACCTCGTCGGGCCCGACGAGCTGCGAGTCGATGCCGTAGAGGCGGTTGACCTCGGCGCGGTTGGCCATGACGAAGAGCGCGCGGTCGGTGTGCGCGAGCGTCAGGTGGCCGCACTGGCTGAAGAGCAGGTTGAAGTTCAAGTCCTGCCCGAGCTTCTCGTACAGCTTGACGCTGGCGTCGTAGAACCGGGCGCCCTCGGGCGTCTTGTAGTTGGAGCGGA contains:
- the folD gene encoding bifunctional methylenetetrahydrofolate dehydrogenase/methenyltetrahydrofolate cyclohydrolase FolD; protein product: MGLSNLRGVPDWQRRAGPATIIDGKAIAARLRQEVGREVATFTAAGGRPPGLATVLVGDDPASAVYVAAKHRACEEVGIRSFAHRLGADAPSGEVEALIDRLNADPAVSGILCQLPVPPHLDGVALTGRIAAGKDVDGLTVASAGALALGRAGLRPCTPAGVMRLLEEVGVELCGTNALVVGRSNLFGKPMGQLLLAADATVTIAHRRSKDLPLLCRRADVLIVAVGRPGLVQGSWVKPGATVLDVGINRTSDGLCGDVDFAAAAAIAGAITPVPGGVGPLTIAMLMRNTLEAARERQGSERPAVLTAE
- the purU gene encoding formyltetrahydrofolate deformylase; the protein is MTSATATFSTPAAPPEPASPGRRPRLLVSCPDRPGIVAAVASFLREAGANITHSAQYSTDPHDGVFFLRVQFELDASAEDFAAFKRAFDTEVADRFGMTWTLADAAHPKRMAVLVSRYDHCLLDVLWRWRRGELHANIAVVISNHEDLREDVEAFGLPFVHVPVEKGRKAEAEARQLEVLQEYGPVEVVVLARYMQVLSGEFLERVGTPVINIHHSFLPAFAGAGPYQRAKDRGVKLVGATAHYVTEDLDAGPIIEQDVVRVSHENDAPTLERLGADIERVVFARAVQWHCEDRVLVHGNTTVVF
- a CDS encoding FAD-dependent oxidoreductase; the protein is MWRSRPELKSRYDVVIIGGGSHGLATAYYLRQHGITDVAILEKGYIGSGAAGRNTTIIRSNYKTPEGARFYDASVKLYEKLGQDLNFNLLFSQCGHLTLAHTDRALFVMANRAEVNRLYGIDSQLVGPDEVKALAPAMYVGPDTTHPILGALYHPPGGIIRHDAVVWGFARGADEGGAEIHQHTEVTGLERTGDRITAVQTDRGRVGAGVVLNCTAGWSTLLCDMAGVQLPITTHILQACVTEPVKPFLDVVVVSSQMHVYLSQSDRGEFVMGSEIEPWTTYRTRNTLNFLQDLTRHTLELFPQLEHARLLRAWAGLCDLSPDYSPILGRTEVENFHVSAGWGTYGFKAAPIVGQTMAELVATNRVPDLIAPFELERFYTDELVSELAAAAVSH